The Pyrus communis chromosome 2, drPyrComm1.1, whole genome shotgun sequence genome includes a window with the following:
- the LOC137726757 gene encoding kinesin-like protein KIN-14Q produces the protein MEEQDQCDSPRNSSTAATNNSPSDYNWLCSQLQRLTMVDPDYHDADANEVGVDCCQENSESSEVVSTPKSRDPVSNDGRSMVGFSLTSPDLVICAGSPDLPQTSYGDSPEFLESKFHQKMDSSIELSFENGIDESQVTDTHKTPTVKFSTTLCQTFREDLSPEASFELLPPLAQNDKLEEASLPNTSNNRGCTDAFLSSVAECGSPKDTGNTDGEGDYHKLLICYEKQKKELQEMRSALEELKKQNYSKSRECQEACSSLKELQNELMRKSMHVGSLAFAIEGQVKEKSRWFSSLRDLTRKLKIMKMDHIKLSEEALAYKMCLEDMNEMRSTIRSTLNQQVNLHNDLKTKFIEGAKERKELYNKVLELKGNIRVFCRCRPLNTEEVAAGAAMAIEFESAKDGELSVKSNGVTRKTFKFDAVFGPQAEQVDVFEDTAPFATSVLDGYNVCIFAYGQTGSGKTFTMEGTEEARGVNFRTLQELFRIIRERKKLHRYDVSVSVLEVYNEQIRDLLVSGNQPGTAAKRLEIRQVGEGIHHVPGLVEAHVNNMSEVWEVLRTGSNARAVGSTNANEHSSRSHCIHCVMVKGENLLNGECTRSKLWLVDLAGSERVAKTEVQGERLKETQNINRSLSSLGDVISALATKSSHIPFRNSKLTHLLQDSLGGDSKTLMFVQISPNENDVSETLCSLNFASRVRGIELGPAKRQLDTSEILRYKQMFEKTKLDAKSKDVQIRKMEETVHGLELKIKERELKNKNLQDKVKELEAQLLIERKLARQHVDTKIAEQHQQQVKHQQDEQSIAPTRPPFTNRPLASHKILSETGSALGKDQVNPLQPLTEKTNNKPSAPFFHTSDGFVKHVDATEKENNPEMAEQFLVPKKTGRASICPTFQRIPVTAAPRRNSLIPLPSVPLRVQSPPPALPLAPIACDAAKKVDPDVPETDCMPEQTPCSSPKVIRNGGKKLNSIVRRSLQKKIQIKSPMPPHMRKGVNVGMEKVRVSIGSRGRMAHRVLLGNGRRAGTKESQKPISHREKERGWNIIGTAARTATKS, from the exons ATGGAGGAGCAGGACCAGTGCGACTCTCCTCGGAACAGCTCCACTGCCGCCACCAACAACTCTCCCTCTGACT ACAATTGGCTTTGCTCGCAGTTGCAGCGCTTGACAATGGTGGATCCTGATTATCACGATGCGGATGCAAATGAAG TCGGTGTAGATTGCTGTCAGGAAAATTCTGAAAGCTCGGAAGTCGTTAGTACGCCAAAATCCAGGGACCCAGTTTCAAATGATG GCCGGTCAATGGTGGGGTTTTCGCTTACTTCTCCTGATTTGGTGATCTGTGCTGGGTCACCCGATTTACCCCAAACCAGCTATGGAGATTCCCCTGAGTTCTTGGAAAGCAAGTTCCATCAAAAGATGGATTCTTCTATTGAGCTCTCTTTTGAGAATGGAATCGACGAGTCTCAAGTAACAGATACCCATAAGACTCCAACTGTGAAGTTCTCCACCACATTGTGCCAAACTTTTAGGGAAGATTTGTCACCTGAAGCTTCATTCGAGCTTCTTCCGCCTCTGGCGCAAAATGACAAGTTAGAGGAAGCTTCCCTTCCCAATACGAGCAACAACAGAGGCTGCACTGATGCTTTCCTGAGCAGCGTGGCAGAATGTGGATCACCAAAG GATACAGGTAATACCGACGGAGAAGGAGACTATCATAAGCTGCTAATATGTTATGAGAAACAGAAGAAGGAATTACAAGAGATGAGGAGTGCATTGGAGGAGTTGAAAAAGCAAAACTATTCCAAGAGTAGAGAATGCCAAGAAGCTTGCAGTTCTTTAAAGGAACTCCAAAACGAACTCATGCGCAAGTCTATGCATGTTGGATCTTTGG CTTTCGCCATCGAGGGACAAGTGAAAGAAAAGAGCAGATGGTTTTCGTCATTGAGAGATTTGACAAGAAAACTTAAG ATCATGAAAATGGACCACATCAAGCTATCAGAGGAGGCTTTGGCATATAAGATGTGCCTTGAAGATATGAATGAAATGAGGTCTACCATTCGTTCCACTT TAAATCAGCAAGTAAATTTGCATAATGATCTGAAGACTAAGTTTATTGAAGGGGCCAAAGAACGGAAGGAACTCTACAACAAGGTGCTAGAGTTGAAAG GAAACATAAGGGTCTTTTGCCGTTGCAGGCCTCTAAACACTGAGGAAGTTGCAGCAGGAGCTGCAATGGCTATTGAATTTGAATCTGCTAAAGATGGTGAGCTCAGTGTCAAATCAAATGGGGTCACCAGAAAGACCTTCAAGTTTGATGCTGTATTTGGTCCTCAAGCAGAACAAG TTGATGTTTTCGAAGACACGGCTCCATTTGCAACATCGGTTTTAGATGGGTACAATGTGTGCATATTCGCGTATGGGCAGACCGGAAGTGGAAAAACCTTTACAATGGAGGGGACAGAAGAAGCTCGAGGAGTCAATTTTAGGACTCTTCAGGAATTGTTTCGTATAATTAGAGAGCGAAAAAAGTTACATCGATATGATGTATCAGTTAGCGTTTTAGAAGTCTACAACGAGCAGATACGAGATTTACTAGTTTCAGGGAATCAGCCAGGAACAGCTGCCAAAAG GCTAGAAATAAGACAAGTCGGTGAGGGGATACATCATGTTCCAGGTCTGGTTGAGGCACATGTAAACAACATGAGTGAAGTCTGGGAAGTTTTGCGAACTGGCAGTAATGCAAGGGCTGTTGGCTCAACCAATGCCAACGAGCATAGTAGCCGGTCACATTG CATACACTGTGTAATGGTGAAGGGAGAGAATTTGTTGAATGGGGAATGCACAAGAAGTAAGCTCTGGTTGGTGGATCTAGCCGGGAGTGAGCGTGTAGCGAAGACAGAAGTGCAAGGAGAACGACTCAAGGAAACTCAAAACATAAATAGATCTCTGTCTTCCCTTGGTGATGTCATATCTGCACTTGCAACTAAAAGCTCACACATACCTTTCAG GAACTCGAAGCTTACTCACTTGCTTCAAGACTCTCTAG GAGGAGACTCGAAGACACTCATGTTTGTTCAGATAAGTCCTAATGAAAATGATGTGAGCGAGACACTTTGCTCACTGAACTTTGCAAGTAGAGTGCGAGGGATAGAGTTGGGTCCGGCAAAGAGGCAACTGGACACTTCTGAAATTTTGAGATACAAACAGATG TTTGAGAAAACCAAGCTAGACGCCAAGAGCAAAGATGTACAGATCAGGAAGATGGAGGAAACAGTTCATGGATTAGAACTGAAgataaaagaaagagaactgAAGAATAAAAACCTGCAAGACAAG GTAAAAGAATTGGAAGCACAACTTTTAATCGAGAGAAAGCTGGCACGTCAGCATGTTGACACAAAGATAGCCGAGCAGCACCAGCAGCAAGTCAAACATCAACAAGATGAGCAATCTATTGCACCCACAAGGCCACCGTTTACAAACCGACCATTAGCAAGTCACAAGATCCTCAGTGAAACAGGCAGTGCATTGGGAAAAGATCAAGTAAACCCTCTCCAACCATTAACGGAGAAGACCAACAACAAACCCTCAGCACCCTTTTTTCATACATCGGATGGTTTTGTCAAGCATGTTGATGCTACAGAGAAAGAAAACAACCCCGAAATGGCTGAACAGTTTCTTGTTCCAAAGAAAACCGGAAGAGCCTCTATTTGTCCAACATTTCAGCGGATTCCAGTAACCGCAGCTCCAAGGCGCAACTCCCTAATCCCACTCCCAAGTGTACCACTCCGTGTCCAATCCCCACCACCTGCATTACCATTGGCACCCATAGCATGCGATGCTGCTAAGAAAGTTGATCCGGATGTGCCTGAGACTGACTGCATGCCAGAACAGACACCTTGTAGCAGTCCTAAAGTCATCAGAAATGGCGGGAAAAAGCTAAACAGCATAGTGAGAAGAAGCCTCCAAAAGAAAATCCAGATAAAGTCCCCAATGCCGCCGCACATGAGAAAAGGCGTGAATGTAGGGATGGAGAAGGTTAGAGTCTCCATTGGAAGCCGAGGGAGGATGGCGCACAGGGTGTTGCTAGGAAATGGCAGAAGGGCCGGAACTAAAGAAAGCCAGAAGCCTATTAGTCATAGGGAAAAGGAGAGGGGGTGGAATATAATTGGTACAGCAGCGAGAACTGCTACTAAAAGCTGA